From one Triticum urartu cultivar G1812 chromosome 3, Tu2.1, whole genome shotgun sequence genomic stretch:
- the LOC125546427 gene encoding probable protein phosphatase 2C 38, which produces MVGQTMMRIVRPCFKPSLPDGAQVVAAGGGGTREGLLWYRDAGRHACGDFSMAVVQANQLLEDASQLEAGPLVAADGPCATFVGVYDGHGGPETARFVADNLFHHLKKFATEQQTVSADVIRRSYAATEEGFLNLVRKQWLIKPQIASVGTCCLVGIINEGVLYIANAGDSRAVLGRVERGAKDIKAVQLSSEHNASFQEVRDELRQMHPDDPRIVVLKHNVWRVKGIIQVSRTIGDAYLKSSEFNREPLLARFRIPGPFHKPILCPEPSIEEHRLCAEDQFVIFASDGLWEHLSNQEAVDIVHCSPRNGIARRLIKAALREAAKKREMRYSDLKKIDRGVRRHFHDDITVVVLFMDPALVSRRLYGGPLLSLRGGGSTPTFAQKC; this is translated from the exons ATGGTGGGGCAGACCATGATGCGCATCGTGCGCCCCTGCTTCAAGCCCTCGCTGCCCGACGGCGCGCAGGTCGTCGCCGCCGGGGGCGGCGGCACCAGGGAGGGCCTGCTCTGGTACAGGGACGCCGGCCGCCACGCCTGCGGCGACTTCTCCATGGCCGTCGTGCAGGCCAACCAGCTGCTCGAGGACGCCAGCCAGCTCGAGGCCGGGCCCCTCGTCGCCGCCGACGGGCCCTGCGCCACCTTCGTCGGCGTCTACGACGGCCACGGCGGGCCCGAGACCGCCCGCTTCGTCGCCGATAACCTCTTCCACCACCTCAAGA AGTTTGCGACGGAACAACAGACAGTCTCGGCCGACGTGATACGCAGATCCTACGCTGCCACGGAGGAGGGGTTTCTGAACCTTGTGAGGAAGCAGTGGCTCATCAAGCCGCAGATCGCCTCGGTCGGTACATGTTGTTTGGTTGGCATTATCAACGAAGGTGTTCTGTACATAGCAAACGCCGGCGACTCCCGTGCTGTCCTCGGGAGAGTCGAGCGGGGCGCCAAAGACATTAAGGCAGTTCAGCTCTCGTCCGAGCATAACGCGAGCTTTCAGGAGGTAAGGGATGAGCTAAGACAGATGCACCCGGACGACCCCCGGATCGTGGTCCTCAAGCACAACGTTTGGCGCGTCAAGGGCATTATTCAG GTTTCCAGAACGATCGGTGACGCCTACCTAAAAAGTTCGGAGTTTAACCGCGAGCCTCTTCTGGCCCGGTTCCGTATTCCAGGGCCCTTCCATAAACCGATTCTTTGTCCGGAACCATCCATAGAAGAACACAGACTGTGCGCAGAAGATCAGTTTGTTATATTTGCGTCAGATGGACTATGGGAGCACTTGAGCAATCAGGAAGCTGTGGATATAGTTCATTGTTCGCCTCGGAAT GGCATTGCGAGACGACTAATAAAAGCAGCTCTGCGGGAGGCGGCAAAGAAGAGAGAAATGAGATACTCAGACTTGAAGAAGATCGACCGCGGGGTCAGGAGGCACTTCCACGATGATATTACTGTTGTGGTATTATTCATGGACCCTGCGCTTGTCAGCAGGAGGCTCTACGGTGGGCCGTTGCTTTCGCTAAGGGGTGGTGGCAGCACGCCAACGTTTGCACAGAAATGCTGA